A window of Saimiri boliviensis isolate mSaiBol1 chromosome 1, mSaiBol1.pri, whole genome shotgun sequence genomic DNA:
tacagtgagccaagatcatgccactgcacttcagtctgggtaacagagcaagacgttgtctcaaaaaaaaaaaaaaaaatacgcaaagaaacaaaaacaaaaaaacaccaacaaCCTCCAGAGCAACACCCTGTATTGAGGCCCctctttccagcttcatccacagtcTCTTCCTCCTCACCCCTCACATTCCATCACGCTGAACTATACGCAGCTACTCTCATGCACCCTACATTTTCACACCTCAGGGCCTTGGCACATGCTTTCCTTCCTTTACCTGGAGCACTTTCCCCAGCTCAACTGCCAACACCCAGGAACCCTTCGGTTACCCTCCCTTCCTGCCACTCTCTTCCCACAGGATTTCACATCAGCACTAGGCTGGCACTTGCCACATTGTGTCATTATCATGATCATCATCTGTTTATATGTCTATGACTCCTTAAAGAACAGAGCCAGATTATATTCTTCTTTGCAGCCCagtacccagcacagtgcctggctcttTATTggcatttagaaaatgttttttgaggccaggcacggtggctcacacctgtaatcccagcactttgggaggccaaggtgggcagatcacgaggtcaggagttcaagaccagcctggccaatatggtgaaaccctgtctctactaaaaatacaaaaagtagccaggcatggtggcaggcacctgtatttccagccactcaggaggctgaggcagaagaatcacttgaacctgggagtcagaggttgcaatgagcctagatcgcaccaccacactccagcctgggtgacagagcgagactctgtctcaaaaaaaaaaaaaaagaaaagaaaagaaaagaaaatgttcatttaatgACTAAATTGAAACTCAAAAGCTGACAAAAACCCTTCTTTCTCTGGGAACTTCCCCAGACATCAACTGGACCATAGGTAGACACCTGACCCCAGCTGGCAAATAGATTCCCTCCTGGGAAAGTGGAATGGACTTCAAGAGAAGCAGGTCTGTTTCTGGAACTATAACATGTCCACTTTGGAACTGTGGGGCATGCATTCGCCACCATttaaactgggcaacagagaaagtcactccttaaagaaagaaaagtggccaTATAGAAGGTTGCAGATGGCTTTCTGAATCCCAATTCCAGCCATCTCCTGAGATCATGAAGGATTCCTCTTCTAGATTCTGCAAGACACCCCCGCGTACTAGTAGCCTGTCCCCTACTTTGTGTTTGAGTTTCATGAAGTTTCTGTTCCTTACAGAGTCCTAACCACACAGGCCAACCTTTGGCCTCAGCAGAGTATCTTGGGAtctcttttcttcaaaaaaaaattctattttaataaataaaggaaCATCAGGCATGGATTAGACCTTaaatcacacatacacatggaGAACCAGCTATGTAATTTGCAGAGCCCAGTCCAAAACGAAAACGTGAGTtctggccagtcacagtggcttacacctgtaatcccagcactttgggacaccaaggtgggtggatcacctcctgaggtcaggagttcgagaccagcctggccaacacagtgaaaccccatctctaccaaaaatacaaaattagccagttgtggtggcatgcacctgtaatcccaactatttggaaggctgaggcaggaacccaGGAGGAACCCAGTtcaattgcttaaacccgggaggcggaggttgtagtgagccaagatcgcgccattgcactctagcctgggcaacagtggcaaaactctgtctcaaaaaaaaaaaagaagaaaaagaaaaagaaaaaagaaatgtgagatCCTTTGTTCAAAAGCAGAAGAGAAGTGCCATGAACGGCAGTAAAATAtaaagctttttcctttcttctgtggtattttcttgacttttcctagtgggtttttttttttttttttttttttttttttttttttttttttttttctatttaatatctTCCTAAGCaaagaaaatttactttaaattattaGCATGAATTCTAccgtttattttttattgtgcaaTGCCCATATGCTGAGTCACCAAAATTATATAATCTGTATTTCTTGGCTCCTTCCAGAAGGTGCCTCACACTGGCCAGAAGAGATGCATCCAAATTCCCCCAGGCACCGAACTATCCAAGGGAGCACCCTGCCAGGCACAGGGATACTTTGCAGGCCAAGTGCAGACACTTACAAGCTCTTGAGGGTCCTGCCCTGAGATTTTGGCGTAGCAAGTTGGGCAGTGGTTGAGTCCCCCTTCCCACCAGCCACCAGTGTGGTGCGTGGGCCAGGATCGGGGAAGTTGAGCTGGCATCTCTCCTTCCAGTGGGCTGGCTGCCCTATGGCAGACAGGTAATTTGAAGGATCTTTAAACCTCTACACAAGACAGGCTCAGTATCTGATGGGTAAGAGACTCACCCCTCCCCCTGAGTTTTCTACTGAATGTGCCACAGAACTGCTGGTCTTGGGCAGGGATGTCTGACCCTAAAACTCCACAGAGCATGAAACCCCTCTCTGACCCTCCCTGCATGCACACCAGGCCCCTGCCAGGGGCAGAGGGAAGTAATGCTCAAGGGGTGAGTTAGAGGAAGGCTGGACCTCAGGGCACCAGGGGGCTGGGGATTGGTTGGCCAACAACCCATCCCAAGAAAGTGGGTAGGCTTTGGGAGTCAGTCCCATGTGTGAGCCAAAGCTCCAAACTCCTGGCATATGCCCCAATGTCCTATCAACCATCACTTACAAAACATAGCTCCAAAGATGAAATTAGGAATTTCAGGGCAGCAAATACAGATCACTACACCCCAGATGCTGGGCCCTTCTGAGCATGGGCCCCTGTGTGACGGTGCTGGTTGGATGCCCATGAAGTTGGTTCTGGACATGTGAGAAAGATCTCTAGACCTCATTAAATAATATGTGTGGGTGCTGAAGCTGAAACAAAAGAACACATTTCATATGCATATTAAATTGGAGCACCCAGATCCACAGGCCAAGAACACTATTCACACATCACGCTTTGACCACCTGAGGCCAAGCTGAAGAGCAGACGTCATCACTCCCTTTATCCCAACTGCAGAATAGACCAGAAGCTGTGCTGTGTATGGATGAAATGAAATTTGAATTCTGGGCATTAATTTGGGCTTTATTTCAAAGTTAACATTTTAGCTATTAGAGGGCATTtcatgaagaaaaacagaacaatatCAGAGCATCAAAGAGGAGGAAACACTACTAGTTTCCTTTGCCCCAAAAACTTAGACCTTTACGATATCGTGGTTCACCATGAGCTTCACTTCCCAGAGGTTTATATAAAAAACTTTCTATTGGCGTTAGCACCAAACAAGGCCATTCGTATTTCGGGCATCTTTTGCTTGGCTGAGAGATCCAGTCGACTTTCCAAGGTATTTGAAACCTTTATTCTCTGATTGCCACTGTAGACCTCCACACCTCCAGCTGCATTCACAGCCAGATATGCCTCTCGATCAATCTGGACCTCCACGTGTTTTTGGGAAATTGTCATGTATTCGGGGATGGCCTtttgcactgcaacctccactagGAGGAGGTCCTGTGGCCGGCAGCGCACAATCATCACAGGTTCCAGCAGTCGGAGCAGACCCTGGAGCACCAGTTTATCCAGCAGCCTCTGGTAGACTTCTGGGTCCTCTACAATCCTGCTGAGCCTCAGCTTTGCCTCTCTGAGCAAATCTGAGATGAGGTCATCTCGGGCTCTCAGGACTTTCAGCCTTGCCTGATTCCTCATGGTGGACATCtggattttcttctgctgctctatctgcttctcctttttctcGTAATACTCCATAATCTTCAGTCGTTGGATTTGCACAAGGCGTCCTTTCTCAATGTTAAACTCCTCCTCAGCCTTGGCATCGATTTCCTCTGCTTTCTCACTGGCTTCCTGCTCAATGAAAGCCATCATGTGCTTAATCTTCTTTTGCACATCGACATCACTCAGGGCCATGGCTGCTCTCAGAGGGGATGGCAGAGAGGGAGCTGGTGCACTGTTTGGCTCCTTTGACTTAGGACAATTTCAGGAGTGTCTCTGGAGTTCCACCTCCTCAGCTATACCAGTGAATAAAAGGACGAAAGAGAAAGTTAGAGCCTATAGAGGAGGACTTCAGAGACCATATATATACCcctcactttgcagatgaggaaactgaggctcagagagggaacaGAATTTATCCAAGGTTATACTGTAGAACAGAGGCTTGAACCTGGGTCTCCAGAATTCCATCCCTGCTATACTCACTATCATTGTCATCAAATAATAATGAAGCAGTTAAGACAGACCTCGTCCAGAGGCTCTCTACGCAGCAGTGGCCTAAGACTTAGGTAGCAAGCCAACAGAGTGGAAACACCAAATTAATACATAAATGGAAAGCATATCCACATTTCGGGGTCAGGAGGGTTGCAGAGAGTCTTAGGAAACTCATGGTCAGCCGAGATTCAATACAGAAAGGCAGCCTGGAGGTAGGAGGGTTGTAAGAACCTTCAAATGATACAAAGAAATGGAGTACTGCTAAGCAGAAAATGGCACCTTGGAGAGGTGAGACTTACTTTGTAACCTACCATGTGATCTGTCCTAAAGACTGTTCTATGTGCACCTGaggaaaatgtgtattctgctgcggttgggtggaatgttctgcatgtatgtgtgtaaggtccatttggtctatagtgttgttcaagtcctgatttgtttactgattttctgtctggatattCTATCCATTTTCTATTCACTTCCCAgaagcttatatttttaaaattctatgtaaGCCTAGAgcatatataaagtaaaaaaactaCCTTCAATCCCTCCCCACTTTCCTAGAGTTTATATAAGGAAAGGGATAGAGATTGAAGGTGGTCTTTTTACTGGAAGTGGTTTCCAAACCTCAGTGTATATCTGAACCACTTGGAGGATCTTTAAGAAATATAGCTTTTAACGccattgctcacacctgtaatcccagcactttgggaggctgaggtgggcagatcacctgaggtcagtagttcaagaccagcttggccaacatggtgaaactccatttctactaaaatataaaaatcagttggccatggtggcgggtacctgtaatcccagctactcagaaggctgaggcaagatcattgcttgaacccaggaagtggagtttgcagtgagctgagatcgtgccattgcagtccagcctgggcgacaagagtgacagactctaaaaaagaaaagctgggcctggtggctcatgcctgtaatcccagcactttgggaggccaaggttggggatcacctgatgtcaggagttcgagaccagcttgaccatcatgcaaaaactccatctctactaaaaaaatttttaaaaactaaaaaattagctgggcatggtggcacatacctgtaatcccagctactcagaaggctgaggcaggagactcttttgaaccgaggaggcagaggttgtggtgagctgaaatcatgccactgcactccagcctgggtgacagagtgagaccccatctcaaaagaaagaaagaaaggaaaaatacagtttttaaggCCCCAACCCTatacctactgaatcagaatctctgctaATAGGGTCTGGGAATCCGCATCTTTCAAAGTCTCCCTGGGACGCTCAACAAGCCCAGGAAAATGACATATGtacaaaatgagaatatcaaaaaagatacagaaaatatgaaaaagaagcaaacaaattttggagctgaagaatacaataactgaactgaaaaaattcactagaggagTTCAACAGGAAAaaatcagtgagcttgaagatgcatcatttgaaattatccagtcaaaggagcaaaaagaaagagagaatgagagagagtgaAGAAAGCCTAAGAGACTTACGGGATATCATCAAGCTGACCAGTATATGCATTATGGGAGTCTCAAAAGAAGACTGGGAAAAACGGatagaaagctttttaaaaagaatggccAAAAGCTTCTCAAATCTGGGGAGGAAAATGTCTTCCCAGATTCAAGAAGTCTAATGGACCCCAACTAAGATATACCCAAAAAAGTCCATATCAacacacattataatcaaattgtcaaaagtctaagacagaattttgaaagaagagaaaagattcTCATCATGTATAAGGGAACTTCCATAATACTGCCAGTAGATTTCTCAGTAGATATCTTGTAGTACAGGAAAAAGTATGACATATTCAAagggctaaaagaaaaaaaaaatcttctaatcAAGAATACTATTTTTGGAaaaactgtccttcaaaaa
This region includes:
- the ATP6V1E2 gene encoding V-type proton ATPase subunit E 2 produces the protein MALSDVDVQKKIKHMMAFIEQEASEKAEEIDAKAEEEFNIEKGRLVQIQRLKIMEYYEKKEKQIEQQKKIQMSTMRNQARLKVLRARDDLISDLLREAKLRLSRIVEDPEVYQRLLDKLVLQGLLRLLEPVMIVRCRPQDLLLVEVAVQKAIPEYMTISQKHVEVQIDREAYLAVNAAGGVEVYSGNQRIKVSNTLESRLDLSAKQKMPEIRMALFGANANRKFFI